Proteins found in one Megalobrama amblycephala isolate DHTTF-2021 linkage group LG5, ASM1881202v1, whole genome shotgun sequence genomic segment:
- the LOC125268096 gene encoding NLR family CARD domain-containing protein 3-like has translation MSDSQGSRDGDFSPGCSSVQQKSSNPESSCVSMKSYCSMDPPLKFKSGNTQPYLSSVQQKSSNPESSCVSMKSYCSMDPPLKFKSGNTQPYLRSNLLSRPVKNKSVFTHVIQPQDFNESMNPDFSHDSKPVEVLNTLRSNLRKKFECLYEGISKQGNPTLLNEIYTELYITESESGEINNEHEVRQIETQSRRAETEDTPIKCSHIFRPLPGQDKSIRTVLTKGVAGIGKTVSVQKFILDWAEGKENQDVQLIFPLPFRELNFLKDKTLSLSDLLHVFFPETKEVEISSDEYKVYFIFDGLDECRLSLDFQSDVRLCDVTESASVDMLLMNLIAGNLLPSALIWITSRPAAADLVPSECVHRVTEVRGFSDPQKQEYFRKRIRDQSLADRIISHLKSSRSLFIMCHIPVFCWISAAVLETMLSEAESGEIPKTLTQMYTHFLIIQTNIKHEKGYEKKVEDEDMIVKLGKLAFQQLVKGNLIFYEEDLRECGIDVTEASVYSGLCTQIFREELGLYQGKVFCFVHLSIQEHLAALYVHFSFINKNINVFDQITKPTNGDKVSLSALHQRAVDEALDSKNGHLDLFLRFLLGLSVESNQSLLQELKTQTGNSSHNNEKTVHYIKEKISENPSPDKYINLFHCLNELGDLSLVNEAQPHTYGGLRNVKLSSSQWSALVFLLLTSEQTMHHFKLYSLIGAENDQ, from the exons ATGAGTGATTCACAAGGATCCAGAGATGGAGATTTTTCTCCAGGATGCAG TTCAGTCCAGCAGAAGAGCTCAAAcccagagtccagctgtgtgtctatgaagagtTACTGCTCTATGGATCCACCACTAAAGTTTAAGAGTGGAAACACACAGCCTTATCTAAG TTCAGTCCAGCAGAAGAGCTCAAAcccagagtccagctgtgtgtctatgaagagtTACTGCTCTATGGATCCACCACTAAAGTTTAAGAGTGGAAACACACAGCCTTATCTAAG GTCAAATCTTCTATCCAGaccagttaaaaacaaatctgtgtTCACGCATGTGATTCAACCACAAGACTTTAATGAAAGCATGAATCCTGATTTCAG CCATGACTCTAAACCTGTTGAAGTCCTCAACACATTGAGATCAAATCTGAGAAAGAAGTTTGAGTGTTTGTATGAGGGAATATCAAAGCAGGGAAAcccaacactcctgaatgagaTCTACACAGAGCTCTACATCACAGAGAGTGAAAGTGGAGAGATCAATAATGAGCATGAGGTGAGACAGATTGAGACACAGTCCAGGAGAGCAGAAACAGAGGACACACCGATCAAATGCAGTCACATCTTTAGACCTTTACCTGGACAAGACAAATCCATCAGAACTGTGCTGACAAAGGGAGTCGCTGGCattggaaaaacagtctctgtgcagaagttcatcctggactgggctgaagggaaaGAGAATCAGGATGTCCAGCTCATATTTCCACTTCCTTTCAGAGAGCTCAACTTTTTGAAGGACAAAACACTCAGTCTTTCAGATCTTCTTCATGTCTTTTTCCCTGAAACAAAAGAAGTGGAAATATCCagtgatgaatataaagtttacttcatctttgatggtctggatgagtGTCGTCTGTCTCTGGATTTTCAGAGCGATGTGAGGTTGTGTGATGTGACTGAATCAGCCTCAGTGGACATGCTGCTGATGAACCTCATTGCAGGGaatctgcttccctctgctctcatctggatcacctccagaccagcagcagctgatCTCGTCCCCTCTGAGTGTGTCCATCGAGTGACAGAGGTACGAGGCTTCAGTGACCCACAGAAGCAGGAAtacttcaggaagagaatcaggGATCAGAGTCTGGCCGACAGGATCATCTCACACCTGAAGTCATCAAGGAGCCTCTTTATTATGTGTCACATCCCagtgttctgctggatctcagccgCTGTTCTAGAGACGATGTTGAGTGAAGCAGAGAGTGGAGAGATTCCCAAGACTCTGactcaaatgtacacacacttcctgatCATTCAGACCAACATCAAACATGAGAAGGGCTATGAGAAGAAAGTGGAAGATGAAGACATGATTGTCAAACTGGGGAAACTGGCATTTCAGCAGCTTGTGAAAGGCAACCTGATCTTCTATGAGGAAGACCTGAGAGAGTGTGGCATTGATGTGACAGAAGCATCAGTGTACTCAGGATtgtgcactcagatcttcagagaggagTTGGGCTTGTATCAAGGGAAAGTCTTCTGCTTTGTTCATCTGAGCATTCAGGAACATCTAGCAGCTCTATATGTGCATTTCTCCTTTATAAACAAGAACATCAATGTGTTTGACCAGATTACCAAACCAACTAATGGAGACAAAGTTTCACTATCTGCCCTCCATCAGAGAGCTGTGGATGAGGCTTTAGACAGTAAAAACGGGCATCTGGACCTTTTCCTTCGTTTCCTTCTGGGTCTGTCAGTGGAGTCTAATCAAAGTCTCTTACAAGAACTGAAGACACAGACAGGAAACAGCTCTCACAACAATGAGAAAACAGTTCACTATATCAAAGAGAAGATCAGTGAGAATCCCTCTCCAGATAAATACATCAATCTGTTTcactgtctgaatgaactggGTGATCTTTCACTAGTGAACGAAGCTCAACCTCATACATATGGAGGATTACGTAATGTGAAACTCTCCTCTTCTCAGTGGTCAgctttagtttttttgttgttgactTCAGAGCAGACAATgcatcattttaaattgtacagCTTAATTGGAGCTGAAAATGACCAGTAA